In one window of Oncorhynchus gorbuscha isolate QuinsamMale2020 ecotype Even-year linkage group LG23, OgorEven_v1.0, whole genome shotgun sequence DNA:
- the crlf1a gene encoding cytokine receptor-like factor 1a isoform X2, with amino-acid sequence MLSLLFLILYIPAVLSSSSQMAGIFPQDPALPIGSTLTATCSVSPDLGLHASSLFWSLNGRRLPSSSYSVLSPTALSVTLPGLQASRQRSGDNLVCHNHGGHVLAGSCLYIGMPPVKPVNLTCWSRNTKDLTCRWAPGGQGETFIKTKYTLKYKLRWYGRERECEEYSAAQPYSCYIPRDLALFTPYEIWVEATNQLGSATSDVITLDILDVVTTDPPSGVSVSRVGDLEDHLSVRWESPPALKDFLFQAKYQIRYRLEDISDWKVMHDVGNQTSCRLAGLRPGTVYFVQVRCNPVGIFGSRRAGIWSEWSHPTAASTPHSERVLSGSCDSKSGDSNSTLRRELKQFFGWVRNHGYGCGGMSIKLYDQWRVWMQKSHKTRNQVGPTRG; translated from the exons ATGTTGTCATTATTATTCTTGATTCTGTACATTCCTGCTGTTTTGTCCTCATCGTCAC agaTGGCTGGGATCTTCCCCCAGGACCCAGCCCTGCCCATCGGCTCCACCCTCACTGCCACATGTTCAGTCAGCCCTGATCTGGGCCTCCACGCCAGCTCTCTGTTCTGGAGCCTGAATGGCCGCCGGCTGCCCAGCTCTTCCTACAGCGTGTTGAGCCCTACGGCCCTCAGTGTCACCCTGCCGGGCTTGCAAGCCTCTAGGCAGAGGTCAGGGGACAACCTGGTGTGTCACAACCATGGAGGACATGTTCTAGCCGGGTCCTGCCTCTACATTGGGA TGCCTCCAGTGAAGCCAGTCAACTTAACCTGCTGGTCCAGAAACACCAAAGACCTGACCTGTCGATGGGCAccgggaggacagggagagacctTCATCAAGACCAAATACACACTCAAATACAAACTCAG gtggtatggcagagagagagaatgtgaggagTACAGTGCCGCCCAGCCGTACTCTTGCTACATACCTCGTGACCTCGCCCTCTTCACGCCCTACGAGATCTGGGTGGAAGCCACCAATCAGCTCGGCTCAGCCACCTCTGATGTCATAACCCTGGATATCCTAGACGTGG TAACGACGGACCCGCCGTCAGGTGTGAGTGTGAGTCGTGTGGGTGACCTGGAGGACCATCTGAGTGTTCGATGGGAGTCTCCCCCAGCCCTCAAAGACTTCCTGTTCCAGGCCAAGTACCAGATACGCTACCGGCTGGAGGACATCTCAGACTGGAAGGTCATGCATGACGTTGGGAACCAGACATCATGTCGTCTGGCAGGCCTGAGACCGGGTACTGTGTATTTTGTCCAG GTACGCTGTAACCCAGTAGGGATCTTTGGGTCTCGTAGGGCTGGTATCTGGAGTGAATGGAGCCATCCTACTGCTGCTTCTACACCTCATAGTG AGCGTGTATTATCAGGTTCGTGTGACTCCAAGTCTGGAGACTCCAATTCTACGTTACGTCGAGAGCTGAAGCAGTTCTTCGGCTGGGTACGGAATCATGGGTATGGCTGCGGCGGCATGTCAATCAAACTCTACGACCAATGGAGAGTCTGGATGCAGAAGAGCCACAAAACACGCAACCAGGTAG gtcctaCAAGGGGATAA
- the crlf1a gene encoding cytokine receptor-like factor 1a isoform X1 — MLSLLFLILYIPAVLSSSSQMAGIFPQDPALPIGSTLTATCSVSPDLGLHASSLFWSLNGRRLPSSSYSVLSPTALSVTLPGLQASRQRSGDNLVCHNHGGHVLAGSCLYIGMPPVKPVNLTCWSRNTKDLTCRWAPGGQGETFIKTKYTLKYKLRWYGRERECEEYSAAQPYSCYIPRDLALFTPYEIWVEATNQLGSATSDVITLDILDVVTTDPPSGVSVSRVGDLEDHLSVRWESPPALKDFLFQAKYQIRYRLEDISDWKVMHDVGNQTSCRLAGLRPGTVYFVQVRCNPVGIFGSRRAGIWSEWSHPTAASTPHSERVLSGSCDSKSGDSNSTLRRELKQFFGWVRNHGYGCGGMSIKLYDQWRVWMQKSHKTRNQVLQGDKS; from the exons ATGTTGTCATTATTATTCTTGATTCTGTACATTCCTGCTGTTTTGTCCTCATCGTCAC agaTGGCTGGGATCTTCCCCCAGGACCCAGCCCTGCCCATCGGCTCCACCCTCACTGCCACATGTTCAGTCAGCCCTGATCTGGGCCTCCACGCCAGCTCTCTGTTCTGGAGCCTGAATGGCCGCCGGCTGCCCAGCTCTTCCTACAGCGTGTTGAGCCCTACGGCCCTCAGTGTCACCCTGCCGGGCTTGCAAGCCTCTAGGCAGAGGTCAGGGGACAACCTGGTGTGTCACAACCATGGAGGACATGTTCTAGCCGGGTCCTGCCTCTACATTGGGA TGCCTCCAGTGAAGCCAGTCAACTTAACCTGCTGGTCCAGAAACACCAAAGACCTGACCTGTCGATGGGCAccgggaggacagggagagacctTCATCAAGACCAAATACACACTCAAATACAAACTCAG gtggtatggcagagagagagaatgtgaggagTACAGTGCCGCCCAGCCGTACTCTTGCTACATACCTCGTGACCTCGCCCTCTTCACGCCCTACGAGATCTGGGTGGAAGCCACCAATCAGCTCGGCTCAGCCACCTCTGATGTCATAACCCTGGATATCCTAGACGTGG TAACGACGGACCCGCCGTCAGGTGTGAGTGTGAGTCGTGTGGGTGACCTGGAGGACCATCTGAGTGTTCGATGGGAGTCTCCCCCAGCCCTCAAAGACTTCCTGTTCCAGGCCAAGTACCAGATACGCTACCGGCTGGAGGACATCTCAGACTGGAAGGTCATGCATGACGTTGGGAACCAGACATCATGTCGTCTGGCAGGCCTGAGACCGGGTACTGTGTATTTTGTCCAG GTACGCTGTAACCCAGTAGGGATCTTTGGGTCTCGTAGGGCTGGTATCTGGAGTGAATGGAGCCATCCTACTGCTGCTTCTACACCTCATAGTG AGCGTGTATTATCAGGTTCGTGTGACTCCAAGTCTGGAGACTCCAATTCTACGTTACGTCGAGAGCTGAAGCAGTTCTTCGGCTGGGTACGGAATCATGGGTATGGCTGCGGCGGCATGTCAATCAAACTCTACGACCAATGGAGAGTCTGGATGCAGAAGAGCCACAAAACACGCAACCAG gtcctaCAAGGGGATAAGTCATAG
- the crlf1a gene encoding cytokine receptor-like factor 1a isoform X3 — protein MAGIFPQDPALPIGSTLTATCSVSPDLGLHASSLFWSLNGRRLPSSSYSVLSPTALSVTLPGLQASRQRSGDNLVCHNHGGHVLAGSCLYIGMPPVKPVNLTCWSRNTKDLTCRWAPGGQGETFIKTKYTLKYKLRWYGRERECEEYSAAQPYSCYIPRDLALFTPYEIWVEATNQLGSATSDVITLDILDVVTTDPPSGVSVSRVGDLEDHLSVRWESPPALKDFLFQAKYQIRYRLEDISDWKVMHDVGNQTSCRLAGLRPGTVYFVQVRCNPVGIFGSRRAGIWSEWSHPTAASTPHSERVLSGSCDSKSGDSNSTLRRELKQFFGWVRNHGYGCGGMSIKLYDQWRVWMQKSHKTRNQVLQGDKS, from the exons aTGGCTGGGATCTTCCCCCAGGACCCAGCCCTGCCCATCGGCTCCACCCTCACTGCCACATGTTCAGTCAGCCCTGATCTGGGCCTCCACGCCAGCTCTCTGTTCTGGAGCCTGAATGGCCGCCGGCTGCCCAGCTCTTCCTACAGCGTGTTGAGCCCTACGGCCCTCAGTGTCACCCTGCCGGGCTTGCAAGCCTCTAGGCAGAGGTCAGGGGACAACCTGGTGTGTCACAACCATGGAGGACATGTTCTAGCCGGGTCCTGCCTCTACATTGGGA TGCCTCCAGTGAAGCCAGTCAACTTAACCTGCTGGTCCAGAAACACCAAAGACCTGACCTGTCGATGGGCAccgggaggacagggagagacctTCATCAAGACCAAATACACACTCAAATACAAACTCAG gtggtatggcagagagagagaatgtgaggagTACAGTGCCGCCCAGCCGTACTCTTGCTACATACCTCGTGACCTCGCCCTCTTCACGCCCTACGAGATCTGGGTGGAAGCCACCAATCAGCTCGGCTCAGCCACCTCTGATGTCATAACCCTGGATATCCTAGACGTGG TAACGACGGACCCGCCGTCAGGTGTGAGTGTGAGTCGTGTGGGTGACCTGGAGGACCATCTGAGTGTTCGATGGGAGTCTCCCCCAGCCCTCAAAGACTTCCTGTTCCAGGCCAAGTACCAGATACGCTACCGGCTGGAGGACATCTCAGACTGGAAGGTCATGCATGACGTTGGGAACCAGACATCATGTCGTCTGGCAGGCCTGAGACCGGGTACTGTGTATTTTGTCCAG GTACGCTGTAACCCAGTAGGGATCTTTGGGTCTCGTAGGGCTGGTATCTGGAGTGAATGGAGCCATCCTACTGCTGCTTCTACACCTCATAGTG AGCGTGTATTATCAGGTTCGTGTGACTCCAAGTCTGGAGACTCCAATTCTACGTTACGTCGAGAGCTGAAGCAGTTCTTCGGCTGGGTACGGAATCATGGGTATGGCTGCGGCGGCATGTCAATCAAACTCTACGACCAATGGAGAGTCTGGATGCAGAAGAGCCACAAAACACGCAACCAG gtcctaCAAGGGGATAAGTCATAG
- the LOC124010706 gene encoding outer dense fiber protein 3-like protein 2, with translation HITEVKRLPIIAGREKGSGPGHYALPPTIGYFNHDRTEHSNPAYTSHRRMSSNMVSVDCSPGPQYHIDAKMTRFGRVSTPSYSMLGRARRVASLFQTAGPYSPEKAHLRPSSYTIRSLSRYRIMDSVPAPPRYTHPNLLGSQVPHKPSSASYSLAGHRQVGAPSEDRSMTPGPGRYNSTDPSVYLTRQPSFSMQSLTTRASDQSQKPGPGTHSLEKVLLHLPRPPAFSLSIRHSEFITPLVVVVSN, from the exons caTATCACGGAGGTTAAGAGGCTTCCGATAATTGCTGGCAGAGAGAAAG GGTCAGGCCCCGGTCACTATGCTCTCCCTCCAACCATTGGCTACTTCAACCATGACCGCACCGAGCACAGTAACCCCGCCTACACCTCCCACAGACGTATGAGCAGCAACA TGGTCTCCGTGGATTGCAGTCCAGGACCCCAGTACCACATCGATGCCAAGATGACCCGGTTCGGCCGCGTCAGTACCCCTTCTTACTCTATGCTAGGCAGGGCAAGACGCGTCG cctctctcttccagacTGCAGGTCCCTACAGCCCAGAGAAAGCTCATCTCAGACCTTCCTCCTACACTATCCGCTCTCTGTCACGCTACCGTATAATGGATTCTGTGCCCGC TCCTCCCAGGTACACCCACCCTAACCTGCTGGGTTCCCAGGTGCCCCACAAGCCGTCCAGTGCCAGCTACAGCTTGGCAGGGCACAGACAGGTAGGAGCTCCATCAGAAGACCGGTCCATGACCCCTGGACCAGGACGCTACAACAGTACTGATCCCAGCGTCTACCTCACACGACAGCCGTCCTTCTCTATGCAG AGCCTGACTACCCGGGCCAGCGATCAGTCTCAGAAGCCTGGGCCAGGGACCCACAGCCTGGAGAAGGTCCTGCTCCACCTCCCCAGACCTCCTGCCTTCTCCCTGAGCATCAGACACTCAGAGTTCATTACTCCTCTGGTGGTGGTTGTTTCCAACTGA
- the LOC124010460 gene encoding interleukin-27 subunit beta-like isoform X2, which translates to MYVQHCVCVLFWLCVCAVVTLLSGVLSSDGTVLTVPSGEDRAERDPPSPPEVRCWSPSYPFKALCSWPEPPQTQLPIQYIATYSPESSLPGVNGSSPGARWLCVLKGLKLYTSYKLNITGVNRMGSASHLQAFTVEDIVKPDPPVNVTVQVIPGKLRLLVKWAPPPSWSDRTIFPLKYQVRYHWDNKGTPHEITLDPFEDTKKVLPGLSPERSYLVQVCSMELMGLGQSSDWSLPITVTMPVH; encoded by the exons ATGTACGtccagcattgtgtgtgtgttctgttctggctgtgtgtgtgtgctgtggtgACTCTTCTCAGCGGTGTACTCAGCAGCGATGGGACGGTTCTGACGGTTCcatcaggagaggacagagcAGAAAGGG accccccctcccctccagagGTACGTTGCTGGTCTCCCAGTTACCCCTTCAAAGCCCTCTGCTCATGGCCTGAGCCTCCACAGACCCAGCTTCCCATACAGTACATCGCCACCTAcag CCCAGAGTCCTCTCTCCCTGGGGTGAATGGCTCCTCTCCAGGGGCAAGGTGGCTCTGTGTCCTAAAGGGTTTAAAGCTCTACACGTCTTACAAGCTCAACATCACAGGAGTCAACCGTATGGGCAGCGCCTCCCACCTACAGGCCTTCACTGTAGAGGACATTG tgaagcCGGACCCCCCTGTGAATGTGACTGTGCAAGTCATTCCCGGGAAGCTGAGGCTGTTAGTGAAGTGGGCCCCTCCCCCTTCCTGGTCTGACCgcaccatcttccccctgaagtaCCAAGTCAGATACCACTGGGACAACAAGGGTACCCCACATGAGATCACT CTGGATCCATTTGAGGACACCAAGAAAGTTCTACCAGGGCTGTCTCCTGAGAGGTCTTATCTAGTTCAGGTGTGTTCCATGGAACTGATGGGGCTGGGACAGAGCAGTGATTGGAGCCTACCTATTACTGTCACTATGCCTgtacactga
- the LOC124010460 gene encoding interleukin-27 subunit beta-like isoform X1 has product MYVQHCVCVLFWLCVCAVVTLLSGVLSSDGTVLTVPSGEDRAERDPPSPPEVRCWSPSYPFKALCSWPEPPQTQLPIQYIATYSMKGGEIQQCHPYPTSVHPLPSPESSLPGVNGSSPGARWLCVLKGLKLYTSYKLNITGVNRMGSASHLQAFTVEDIVKPDPPVNVTVQVIPGKLRLLVKWAPPPSWSDRTIFPLKYQVRYHWDNKGTPHEITLDPFEDTKKVLPGLSPERSYLVQVCSMELMGLGQSSDWSLPITVTMPVH; this is encoded by the exons ATGTACGtccagcattgtgtgtgtgttctgttctggctgtgtgtgtgtgctgtggtgACTCTTCTCAGCGGTGTACTCAGCAGCGATGGGACGGTTCTGACGGTTCcatcaggagaggacagagcAGAAAGGG accccccctcccctccagagGTACGTTGCTGGTCTCCCAGTTACCCCTTCAAAGCCCTCTGCTCATGGCCTGAGCCTCCACAGACCCAGCTTCCCATACAGTACATCGCCACCTAcag TATGAAAGGCGGAGAGATCCAGCAGTGCCATCCCTACCCTACCTCCGTGCATCCTCTCCCCAGCCCAGAGTCCTCTCTCCCTGGGGTGAATGGCTCCTCTCCAGGGGCAAGGTGGCTCTGTGTCCTAAAGGGTTTAAAGCTCTACACGTCTTACAAGCTCAACATCACAGGAGTCAACCGTATGGGCAGCGCCTCCCACCTACAGGCCTTCACTGTAGAGGACATTG tgaagcCGGACCCCCCTGTGAATGTGACTGTGCAAGTCATTCCCGGGAAGCTGAGGCTGTTAGTGAAGTGGGCCCCTCCCCCTTCCTGGTCTGACCgcaccatcttccccctgaagtaCCAAGTCAGATACCACTGGGACAACAAGGGTACCCCACATGAGATCACT CTGGATCCATTTGAGGACACCAAGAAAGTTCTACCAGGGCTGTCTCCTGAGAGGTCTTATCTAGTTCAGGTGTGTTCCATGGAACTGATGGGGCTGGGACAGAGCAGTGATTGGAGCCTACCTATTACTGTCACTATGCCTgtacactga
- the LOC124011130 gene encoding splicing factor YJU2-like, with protein sequence MSERKVLNKYYPPDFDPAKIPKLKLPKDRQYVVRLMAPFNMRCKTCGEYIYKGKKFNARKETVMNELYMGLPIFRFYIKCTRCLAEITFKTDPENTDYAMEHGATRNFQAEKLLEEEEKKITKDREEEELNNPMKVLENRTRDSKMEMEVLENLQELKELNQRQASVDFEGMLGTYKELEQRTKEQEKEEDERETREMLERALVKRLRDSDSDSDQEGESSSRPKKPSTDRPTDILTTDRLTDPQGLSVGGVKKAKVESWERSVGGLGGGGVLGTLVVRKKPVTSVSKPGTTVTPAGSNRQTVSKAAATVVTEATKPITARNGSSSLSLLGAYSDSDDSNNSE encoded by the exons ATGTCAGAAAGAAAAGTGTTAAAC AAATACTACCCGCCAGACTTCGACCCGGCTAAAATACCCAAACTTAAGCTCCCTAAAGACAGGCAGTATGTGGTCCGGCTGATGGCTCCCTTCAACATGAG GTGTAAGACTTGTGGGGAGTACATTTACAAGGGGAAGAAGTTCAACGCCCGTAAGGAGACTGTGATGAATGAGCTCTACATGGGACTGCCCATCTTCCGCTTCTACATCAAGTGTACAAGATGCCTGGCTGAGATCACCTTTAAG ACTGATCCGGAGAACACAGACTATGCCATGGAACACGGTGCCACAAGGAACTTCCAGGCGGAGAAActtctagaggaggaggagaagaagataactaaggacagagaggaggaagagttgAACAACCCTATGAAG GTGTTGGAGAACCGTACGCGGGACTCTAAGATGGAGATGGAGGTTCTGGAGAATCTTCAGGAGCTCAAGGAGTTGAACCAGAGACAGGCTTCGGTGGACTTTGAAGGAATGCTGGGAACATACAAAGAGCTGGAGCAGAGGACCAAAgagcaggagaaggaggaggacgagagggagaCACG GGAGATGCTAGAGAGAGCTCTAGTGAAGAGGTTAAGAGACTCAGACTCTGACTCAGACCAGGAGGGCGAGAGCAGCAGCAGACCAAAGAAACCCAGCACAGACAGACCTACTGACATCCTCaccacagacagactcactgacccacag GGCCTGTCAGTGGGGGGGGTGAAGAAGGCCAAGGTGGAGAGCTGGGAGAGAAGTGTGGGGGGGCTGGGAGGTGGAGGGGTACTGGGAACACTGGTGGTGAGGAAGAAACCAGTGACCTCTGTCTCCAAACCTGGTACCACAGTAACTCCtgcaggctctaacagacagacag TTTCAAAGGCAGCTGCTACTGTAGTGACGGAGGCTACTAAGCCAATCACAGCACGGAATGGGTCATCATCGCTCAGTCTCCTGGGGGCGTATTCCGACAGTGATGACAGCAACAACAGTGAATGA
- the LOC124010707 gene encoding SH2 domain-containing adapter protein F-like, translating into MAKWLKDYLNFGSRRDAPQLPRPDYTESEILRAYRAQKDLDFEDPYQSTEKSQNGCYGGCRGTVSLHAFPALASVLPNDAEVKVVSPKHRLIKVDSQEFRRSKVPLSPVTIHQEPVLPSAPTVVGDSDTDYSDPFDARPVPRLRTDWEPNPNPHLTLDLSPITSPTLVAFSPNPILGLSLRPGDSSSYMEPFEAQRVITELQRGRPGVGSGRSGAGIGDQLYDDPYDERTRHRHRGGATAAAGERVPQEQNGNKTREVRESRLPQDDERPAEEYDQPWEWKNDNLSKALAVKFEGAEWVKSLAQSDQARLPSTSPTAPGGAASLLRPGDTTPVLGERVDPCLPLERQVWYHGSVSRVEAETLLTLCKESSYLVRKSQACPQDYSLSLRSCQGFMHMKFTRSSESRYVLGENSPPFSSVPEVIHYYTMHKLPIRGAEHLSLLYPVIVQTL; encoded by the exons ATGGCAAAGTGGTTAAAGGACTACCTGAACTTCGGCAGCCGTCGTGACGCCCCCCAGCTTCCGCGTCCTGACTACACAGAGAGTGAGATCCTGAGGGCCTACAGAGCCCAGAAAGACCTGGACTTTGAAGACCCATACCAGAGCACAGAGAAATCACAAAATGGCTGCTACGGTGGCTGTAGGGGGACAGTAAGCCTGCATGCATTTCCCGCCTTGGCTTCTGTccttcccaacgatgcagag gtgaaggtGGTGTCTCCCAAACACAGGCTGATCAAGGTGGACTCTCAGGAGTTCCGTCGCAGTAAGGTCCCCCTCAGCCCCGTCACCATCCACCAAGAACCG GTGCTTCCCTCTGCTCCTACAGTAGTAGGGGACTCCGACACCGACTACTCAGACCCGTTTGATGCCAGACCAGTTCCTCGGCTTAGAACAGATTGggagcctaaccctaacccacacctTACCTTGGACCTCAGCCCCATCACCAGTCCTACCCTGGTAGCCTTCAGCCCTAACCCGATCCTAGGTCTCAGTCTCCGTCCAGGGGACAGCAGCAGCTACATGGAACCCTTTGAAGCCCAGAGGGTCATCACAG AGCTCCAGCGGGGCCGGCCAGGAGTGGGCAGTGGAAGGTCAGGGGCTGGGATTGGAGATCAACTCTATGATGACCCCTACGATGAGAGGACTCGACATCGCCACCGGGGGGGCGCCACCGCAGCAGCAGGGGAGAGAGTTCCTCAGGAACAAAACGGTAACAAAACG agagaggtcagagagagcaGGCTGCCCCAGGACGATGAGAGACCAGCAGAGGAGTACGACCAGCCCTGGGAATGGAAGAATGATAACCTCTCCAAAGCTCTAGCAG TGAAGTTTGAGGGGGCAGAGTGGGTGAAGTCGTTAGCCCAGTCAGACCAGGCCAGACTACCCAGTACCAGCCCCACAGCCCCAGGGGGCGCAGCTAGCCTTCTGAGGCCTGGTGACACCACCCCTGTCCTGGGTGAGAGAGTGGACCCCTGCCTGCCCCTGGAGAGACAGGT GTGGTACCACGGTTCTGTGAGTCGTGTGGAGGCAGAGACTCTACTGACGTTGTGCAAAGAGAGTTCCTACCTGGTGAGGAAGAGCCAGGCCTGCCCACAagactactctctctccctcag GAGTTGTCAGGGCTTCATGCATATGAAGTTCACTCGGAGTTCAGAGAGCCGTTACGTCCTGGGAGAGAACAGTCCTCCATTCTCCTCTGTACCAGAGGTCATCCACTACTACACCATGCACAAACTACCTATCAGAGGAGCTGAACACCTGTCTCTGCTCTACCCTGTCATAGTACAGACCCTCTGA